One part of the Glycine max cultivar Williams 82 chromosome 14, Glycine_max_v4.0, whole genome shotgun sequence genome encodes these proteins:
- the LOC100811515 gene encoding RNA polymerase sigma factor rpoD-like isoform X1 has translation MGVVTVSTLAARTPLRLNTRLTSHQQVHKRPLIVAFKGNKLNKAALVSPQEQIPLPIETAKKDQKRVGKTSESLKRVRAVSIVETSPCTLDMDYNEAAAKLENIYKLSPVSDTCNMEDIDSKVERVLWRRRKVGNEHDDENCDIVVRNQNKKAKRLSLDKRITLKNNAKEEVIDQTQKIRNVKNRVQNIDVLIRDYSASTDLVSMDWKKMKIPAVLPSSEHAWLFKLMQPMKALLQAKEDLQSVGKEITDGELADATNMSIIQVRKAIEVGRAARNKLIKHNLRLVLFVISKYFQDFASGRRFQDLCQAGVKGLITAIDRFEPKRRLQLSTYSLFWIRHSIVRSITLSSFTRVPFGLERLDSLKPKESLVIRQRYGLDGKGDRTLGEIAGNLNISREMVRKHEVKALMKLKHPARLDYLRRYVV, from the exons ATGGGAGTTGTTACTGTTTCTACCTTAGCTGCTAGGACGCCATTAAGATTGAATACAAGGTTGACCAGTCATCAGCAGGTGCATAAAAGACCTTTAATTGTAGCTTTTAAAggaaataaattgaataaagcCGCTTTGGTTTCACCTCAGGAGCAAATTCCTCTACCCATAGAAACAGCAAAGAAAGACCAAAAAAGGGTAGGAAAGACTAGTGAGTCTCTGAAGAGAGTGAGAGCTGTCTCTATTGTTGAAACCTCTCCATGCACCTTGGATATGGACTACAATGAAGCTGCAGCCAaacttgaaaatatatataaactcagCCCTGTATCTGATACCTGTAATATGGAAGATATTGATAGTAAAGTCGAGAGAGTCTTGTGGAGGAGGAGGAAGGTTGGTAATGAACATGATGATGAAAATTGTGATATTGTGGTTAGAAACCAGAATAAGAAGGCCAAACGATTGAGTCTTGATAAGAGGATTACATTGAAAAATAATGCAAAGGAGGAAGTGATTGACCAAACTCAGAAGATAAGAAATGTTAAGAATAGAGTACAAAATATTGATGTGCTTATCAGGGATTATTCAGCATCAACTGATTTAGTTAGCATGGActggaagaaaatgaagattCCGGCAGTTCTTCCTTCTTCAGAGCATGCATGGTTGTTCAAGTTGATGCAACCAATGAAG GCACTCCTACAAGCAAAAGAAGATTTACAGTCAGTGGGGAAAGAAATTACAGATGGTGAACTAGCTGATGCAACAAACATGAGCATTATTCAAGTAAGGAAAGCTATAGAGGTTGGCCGAGCTGCAAGAAACAAGCTCATAAAG CACAATCTCCGGCTTGTGTTGTTCGTGATTAGCAAATATTTTCAAGATTTTGCAAGTGGCCGGAGGTTTCAAGATCTTTGTCAGGCAGGAGTTAAGGGACTTATCACAGCAATTGATCGTTTTGAGCCAAAAAGAAGACTTCAGCTATCTACATACAGTTTATTTTGGATAAGACATTCTATCGTTCGGTCCATAACCCTCTCAAGCTTCACACGTGTTCCTTTTGGACTTGAAAGG cttGATTCCTTGAAGCCAAAGGAGAGCCTAGTGATCAGACAGAGATATGGACTTGATGGCAAGGGTGACAGGACATTGGGAGAAATCGCTGGGAACTTGAATATTTCTAGGGAAATGGTTCGGAAGCATGAAGTCAAGGCTCTCATGAAGCTTAAGCATCCAGCACGGTTGGATTATCTTCGTCGTTATGTTgtataa
- the LOC100811515 gene encoding RNA polymerase sigma factor rpoD-like: protein MGVVTVSTLAARTPLRLNTRLTSHQQVHKRPLIVAFKGNKLNKAALVSPQEQIPLPIETAKKDQKRVGKTSESLKRVRAVSIVETSPCTLDMDYNEAAAKLENIYKLSPVSDTCNMEDIDSKVERVLWRRRKVGNEHDDENCDIVVRNQNKKAKRLSLDKRITLKNNAKEEVIDQTQKIRNVKNRVQNIDVLIRDYSASTDLVSMDWKKMKIPAVLPSSEHAWLFKLMQPMKALLQAKEDLQSVGKEITDGELADATNMSIIQVRKAIEVGRAARNKLIKHNLRLVLFVISKYFQDFASGRRFQDLCQAGVKGLITAIDRFEPKRRLQLSTYSLFWIRHSIVRSITLSSFTRVPFGLERVRVDIQRTKLKLTFELQRSPTEEELVERIGISPERYYEVMKASKPILSLHSRHITTQEEYINGITDVDGVNGDNRRQLAVLRLALDDVLDSLKPKESLVIRQRYGLDGKGDRTLGEIAGNLNISREMVRKHEVKALMKLKHPARLDYLRRYVV, encoded by the exons ATGGGAGTTGTTACTGTTTCTACCTTAGCTGCTAGGACGCCATTAAGATTGAATACAAGGTTGACCAGTCATCAGCAGGTGCATAAAAGACCTTTAATTGTAGCTTTTAAAggaaataaattgaataaagcCGCTTTGGTTTCACCTCAGGAGCAAATTCCTCTACCCATAGAAACAGCAAAGAAAGACCAAAAAAGGGTAGGAAAGACTAGTGAGTCTCTGAAGAGAGTGAGAGCTGTCTCTATTGTTGAAACCTCTCCATGCACCTTGGATATGGACTACAATGAAGCTGCAGCCAaacttgaaaatatatataaactcagCCCTGTATCTGATACCTGTAATATGGAAGATATTGATAGTAAAGTCGAGAGAGTCTTGTGGAGGAGGAGGAAGGTTGGTAATGAACATGATGATGAAAATTGTGATATTGTGGTTAGAAACCAGAATAAGAAGGCCAAACGATTGAGTCTTGATAAGAGGATTACATTGAAAAATAATGCAAAGGAGGAAGTGATTGACCAAACTCAGAAGATAAGAAATGTTAAGAATAGAGTACAAAATATTGATGTGCTTATCAGGGATTATTCAGCATCAACTGATTTAGTTAGCATGGActggaagaaaatgaagattCCGGCAGTTCTTCCTTCTTCAGAGCATGCATGGTTGTTCAAGTTGATGCAACCAATGAAG GCACTCCTACAAGCAAAAGAAGATTTACAGTCAGTGGGGAAAGAAATTACAGATGGTGAACTAGCTGATGCAACAAACATGAGCATTATTCAAGTAAGGAAAGCTATAGAGGTTGGCCGAGCTGCAAGAAACAAGCTCATAAAG CACAATCTCCGGCTTGTGTTGTTCGTGATTAGCAAATATTTTCAAGATTTTGCAAGTGGCCGGAGGTTTCAAGATCTTTGTCAGGCAGGAGTTAAGGGACTTATCACAGCAATTGATCGTTTTGAGCCAAAAAGAAGACTTCAGCTATCTACATACAGTTTATTTTGGATAAGACATTCTATCGTTCGGTCCATAACCCTCTCAAGCTTCACACGTGTTCCTTTTGGACTTGAAAGG GTAAGAGTAGATATCCAAAGAACTAAACTTAAGTTAACATTTGAGCTCCAGAGGTCACCAACGGAAGAAGAGTTAGTAGAAAGAATTGGGATCTCACCTGAAAGATATTATGAAGTAATGAAGGCATCAAAACCCATTTTATCCCTTCATTCAAGACATATAACCACACAAGAGGAGTATATTAATGGGATTACTGATGTTGATGGTGTTAATGGTGATAATAGGAGGCAACTTGCTGTTCTAAGACTTGCTCTTGATGATGTG cttGATTCCTTGAAGCCAAAGGAGAGCCTAGTGATCAGACAGAGATATGGACTTGATGGCAAGGGTGACAGGACATTGGGAGAAATCGCTGGGAACTTGAATATTTCTAGGGAAATGGTTCGGAAGCATGAAGTCAAGGCTCTCATGAAGCTTAAGCATCCAGCACGGTTGGATTATCTTCGTCGTTATGTTgtataa